From Zalophus californianus isolate mZalCal1 chromosome 16, mZalCal1.pri.v2, whole genome shotgun sequence, one genomic window encodes:
- the GLTPD2 gene encoding glycolipid transfer protein domain-containing protein 2 isoform X3 produces the protein MLPSGAKSTGEGDLVGALSGCRSGTQSCIPEGTSPVQVPRQSGPLEAPEWEEPQCVGPQGVVGRVMWPFRASLNPEGDVALSQYLAGWRALVRFLTPLGSIFAFATSEAFAKVTTLEARVHGPEAAHYSSLVAMVAWERREGLLERPGIAPRDTTSSSGSRILLLLHRALRWSQLCLHRVATGTLGGPDAGAQCSDAYRTALGPHHPWLVRQAARLAFLAFPGRDRWLELACPGAGEAEARAALVRVAGTLEDVYNRTQGLLAERSLLQLA, from the exons ATGCTGCCCTCTGGGGCAAAGAGCACAGGGGAAGGGGACTTAGTAG GCGCCCTCTCAGGCTGCAGATCCGGGACACAGTCGTGCATTCCCGAGGGAACATCGCCTGTCCAG GTCCCGCGGCAGTCGGGTCCCCTGGAGGCCCCCGAGTGGGAAGAGCCTCAATGTGTGGGCCCCCAGGGGGTGGTGGGCCGCGTGATGTGGCCATTCCGCGCCAGTCTGAACCCCGAAGGGGATGTGGCGTTGTCGCAGTACCTAGCCGGATGGAGGGCGCTGGTCAG GTTCCTAACTCCCCTCGGCTCCATCTTCGCCTTCGCCACGAGCGAGGCCTTCGCTAAAGTGACAACCCTCGAGGCTCGGGTGCACGGCCCCGAGGCGGCGCACTACTCCTCGCTGGTGGCCATGGTGGCGTGGGAGCGGCGGGAGGGACTGCTGGAGCGCCCCGGGATCGCCCCCCGAGACACCACCAGCTCCTCGGGCTCACGGATCCTGCTCTTGCTGCACCGAGCGCTGCgctggtcccagctctgcctccaccGGGTGGCGACCGGGACGCTCGGAGGACCGGACGCCGGCGCGCAGTGCAGCGACGCGTACCGCACGGCCCTGGGCCCGCACCACCCCTGGCTGGTCCGCCAGGCCGCCCGCCTAGCGTTCCTCGCCTTCCCGGGTCGCGACCGCTGGCTCGAGCTGGCGTGCCCGGGCGCCGGGGAGGCGGAGGCGCGGGCCGCACTGGTCCGGGTGGCGGGCACCCTGGAGGATGTCTACAACCGCACCCAGGGCTTGCTGGCCGAGCGCAGCCTCCTCCAGCTGGCCTGA
- the GLTPD2 gene encoding glycolipid transfer protein domain-containing protein 2 isoform X1 — translation MAPAAAVGVALLPLASRRWVRHAISLALLLLLLLYLCAWSFRALSGCRSGTQSCIPEGTSPVQVPRQSGPLEAPEWEEPQCVGPQGVVGRVMWPFRASLNPEGDVALSQYLAGWRALVRFLTPLGSIFAFATSEAFAKVTTLEARVHGPEAAHYSSLVAMVAWERREGLLERPGIAPRDTTSSSGSRILLLLHRALRWSQLCLHRVATGTLGGPDAGAQCSDAYRTALGPHHPWLVRQAARLAFLAFPGRDRWLELACPGAGEAEARAALVRVAGTLEDVYNRTQGLLAERSLLQLA, via the exons ATGGCCCCAGCAGCGGCCGTGGGGGTCGCGCTGCTTCCGCTGGCCTCACGGCGCTGGGTCCGCCACGCGATTTCTCTCGCGCTCctcttgctgctgcttctttatCTCTGCGCTTGGAGCTTTC GCGCCCTCTCAGGCTGCAGATCCGGGACACAGTCGTGCATTCCCGAGGGAACATCGCCTGTCCAG GTCCCGCGGCAGTCGGGTCCCCTGGAGGCCCCCGAGTGGGAAGAGCCTCAATGTGTGGGCCCCCAGGGGGTGGTGGGCCGCGTGATGTGGCCATTCCGCGCCAGTCTGAACCCCGAAGGGGATGTGGCGTTGTCGCAGTACCTAGCCGGATGGAGGGCGCTGGTCAG GTTCCTAACTCCCCTCGGCTCCATCTTCGCCTTCGCCACGAGCGAGGCCTTCGCTAAAGTGACAACCCTCGAGGCTCGGGTGCACGGCCCCGAGGCGGCGCACTACTCCTCGCTGGTGGCCATGGTGGCGTGGGAGCGGCGGGAGGGACTGCTGGAGCGCCCCGGGATCGCCCCCCGAGACACCACCAGCTCCTCGGGCTCACGGATCCTGCTCTTGCTGCACCGAGCGCTGCgctggtcccagctctgcctccaccGGGTGGCGACCGGGACGCTCGGAGGACCGGACGCCGGCGCGCAGTGCAGCGACGCGTACCGCACGGCCCTGGGCCCGCACCACCCCTGGCTGGTCCGCCAGGCCGCCCGCCTAGCGTTCCTCGCCTTCCCGGGTCGCGACCGCTGGCTCGAGCTGGCGTGCCCGGGCGCCGGGGAGGCGGAGGCGCGGGCCGCACTGGTCCGGGTGGCGGGCACCCTGGAGGATGTCTACAACCGCACCCAGGGCTTGCTGGCCGAGCGCAGCCTCCTCCAGCTGGCCTGA
- the GLTPD2 gene encoding glycolipid transfer protein domain-containing protein 2 isoform X2 translates to MAPAAAVGVALLPLASRRWVRHAISLALLLLLLLYLCAWSFREWSLPSALGGPGKPSAGKLDPLLAPSPLGLAPPQAPSQAADPGHSRAFPREHRLSRFLTPLGSIFAFATSEAFAKVTTLEARVHGPEAAHYSSLVAMVAWERREGLLERPGIAPRDTTSSSGSRILLLLHRALRWSQLCLHRVATGTLGGPDAGAQCSDAYRTALGPHHPWLVRQAARLAFLAFPGRDRWLELACPGAGEAEARAALVRVAGTLEDVYNRTQGLLAERSLLQLA, encoded by the exons ATGGCCCCAGCAGCGGCCGTGGGGGTCGCGCTGCTTCCGCTGGCCTCACGGCGCTGGGTCCGCCACGCGATTTCTCTCGCGCTCctcttgctgctgcttctttatCTCTGCGCTTGGAGCTTTCGTGAGTGGTCCCTTCCCTCGGCTCTGGGAGGACCCGGGAAGCCAAGCGCTGGGAAACTAGACCCCCTCCTCGCGCCCTCACCGCTGGGTCTCGCCCCTCCCCAGGCGCCCTCTCAGGCTGCAGATCCGGGACACAGTCGTGCATTCCCGAGGGAACATCGCCTGTCCAG GTTCCTAACTCCCCTCGGCTCCATCTTCGCCTTCGCCACGAGCGAGGCCTTCGCTAAAGTGACAACCCTCGAGGCTCGGGTGCACGGCCCCGAGGCGGCGCACTACTCCTCGCTGGTGGCCATGGTGGCGTGGGAGCGGCGGGAGGGACTGCTGGAGCGCCCCGGGATCGCCCCCCGAGACACCACCAGCTCCTCGGGCTCACGGATCCTGCTCTTGCTGCACCGAGCGCTGCgctggtcccagctctgcctccaccGGGTGGCGACCGGGACGCTCGGAGGACCGGACGCCGGCGCGCAGTGCAGCGACGCGTACCGCACGGCCCTGGGCCCGCACCACCCCTGGCTGGTCCGCCAGGCCGCCCGCCTAGCGTTCCTCGCCTTCCCGGGTCGCGACCGCTGGCTCGAGCTGGCGTGCCCGGGCGCCGGGGAGGCGGAGGCGCGGGCCGCACTGGTCCGGGTGGCGGGCACCCTGGAGGATGTCTACAACCGCACCCAGGGCTTGCTGGCCGAGCGCAGCCTCCTCCAGCTGGCCTGA
- the PSMB6 gene encoding proteasome subunit beta type-6, with amino-acid sequence MAATLVAARGVGSAPAWGPEAITPDWESREVSTGTTIMAVQFEGGVVLGADSRTTTGSYIANRVTDKLTPIHDRIFCCRSGSAADTQAVADAVTYQLGFHSIELNEPPLVHTAASLFKEMCYRYREDLMAGIIIAGWDPQEGGQVYSVPMGGMMVRQSFAIGGSGSSYIYGYVDATYREGMTKEECLQFTANALALAMERDGSSGGVIRLAAIAESGVERQVLLGDQIPKFTIATLPPP; translated from the exons ATGGCGGCCACCTTAGTAGCCGCTCGAGGAGTGGGGTCCGCGCCGGCCTGGGGTCCCGAGGCCATCACCCCGGACTGGGAAAGCCGGGAAGTCTCCACAGGG ACCACTATCATGGCCGTGCAGTTTGAAGGGGGCGTGGTTCTGGGAGCCGACTCCAGAACAACCACTGG GTCCTACATCGCCAATCGAGTGACTGACAAGCTGACCCCTATCCACGATCGTATTTTCTGCTGCCGCTCAGGCTCAGCAGCCGATACCCAGGCAGTAGCTGATGCGGTCACTTACCAGCTTGGTTTCCACAG CATTGAGCTGAACGAGCCTCCGCTGGTACATACAGCAGCCAGCCTCTTCAAGGAGATGTGTTACCGGTACCGGGAGGACCTGATGGCGGGAATCATCATTGCGGGCTGGGACCCCCAAGAGGGAGGGCAG GTGTACTCCGTGCCCATGGGGGGTATGATGGTAAGGCAGTCCTTTGCCATTGGGGGCTCTGGGAGCTCCTACATTTATGGCTATGTCGATGCCACCTACCGGGAAGGCATGACCAAGGAAGAGTGTCTCCAGTTCACTGCCAATG CTCTTGCCCTGGCCATGGAGCGGGATGGCTCTAGCGGAGGGGTGATCCGCTTGGCAGCCATCGCGGAATCAGGGGTAGAGCGGCAGGTACTTTTGGGAGACCAGATTCCCAAATTCACCATTGCCACTTTACCACCCCCCTGA